ATCCCCTTGATGCTGTGTGGCAGGAATGTTTTCCCCCTCATTATTAGGCCCGTTATTTTCTTACTGAGACACCCTACCGTTGTTTTCTCGCTGATGTTCATTATTTCCTTGTTGAGACCCTCTACCGTTGTTCTCTTGCTGATTTCTATTATTTTCTTGCTGAGATCCTCTACCGTTGTTTTCTCGCTGATGTTCATTATTTCCTTGTTGAGATCCTCTACCGTTGTTCTCTTGCTGATTTCTATTATTTTCTTGCTGAGATCCTCTACCGTTGTTCTCTTGCTGGTGTCCATTATTTCCTTCCTGAGATCCTCTACCGTTGTTCTCTTGCTGGTGTCCATTATTTCCTTCCTGAGATTCTCTACCGTTATTCTCTTGCTGGTGTCCATTATTTCCTTCCTGAGGTCCTCTACCGTTATTCTCTTGCTGGTGTCCATTATTTTCTTGCTGAGATCCTCTACCGTTATTCTCTTGCTGGTGTCCATTATTTCCTTGCTGAGATCCTCTACCGTTATTCTCTTGCTGGTGTCCATTATTTCCTTGCTGAGATCCTCTACCGTTATTCTCTTGCTGGTGTCCATTATTTTCTTTTATTTGCTTCAGTTGCTGTTCCTTGGATTGCTTTTGTTCTATATGCTCCTGCTTCTCGTACCTTTCTTCTTTTGCAAGAGACGAATCCGATGATACATCAGGAGATGACTTTGGTTGCTCTTGATTAGACGGCGGCGCAGGAGGAGTAAGCGATTTCTGCTTCTCATTCTCTTGCTTTATATAAACACCTGTGCCAACTCCTGCTTTCATGGCATTCTCACGCATTTGCATCGTACTGCTTTGATATACGACTTTAACGTGTTTTGTTTCATACTCTTTCTTTAATTTTTGCATAGCCTTTTCCAACTGTGGTTCTAACGACTTGTCCTTTGTAACAGCTGTTAGCATAACTTGCTTATCATTCGTTAAGTACTTATCCTCTTGACTCTGCTTTATAATAATACGTATTACGTCTTGCAGGTGTTTATTTTCCCATCGCTTCATTTCTTTTAAAATACGCCTTCCATCATCATTACAAGCTCGCAAATCTATAACACGAAGATCCTTTGTTACGCTCACCTCTAAACTTGGATTTATATCAACTGAGATATAGGCAAATACTTTTTCTTCCGGTTGGTTGTAGAAAAACAGCAACACACATAGAAAACAAGCAACTAGTAATGATGCAGGCTTTAAGGAAGAAGGGATTGAAAAACGCGGTGCTCTTTGTTCTTGTTCTTTAAACGAGATTTCTTCTCCAATCATGTAAGAGTGCGCTTTTCTTTTAAACGAAATAAATTCTCCATTTGGAGTTAAAACAACTACGCTATGTTTTTTTATATCCATCACAATTCCTTTATTCATCATGCTTCCCCCCTCTTATATAATCAAGAATATATGTATAGTTATTTGCAAAGATAATACACATTGCAATAATGTATTTTCTATGTCGCTCCAACGTTTTACGACTTACCCTAACACGTGGCTCAATATGTTTCAGCGGTAACTTTTTCTTTCTGAACAGCTCTTCCATCATTTTCTCGTCTTTTATAATAATCTTTACAATTTCTATTAAGTGCTCACGCGTATCACGATGCTTAGGAGATTCCTTAGCAAGCTCTGAAAATGTGATTTTAAACTCAGCTAGCACACTTTGAAAATGAAGAATTTCCTCCTTACGGTTACTATTTTCTATCTCTTTCATATACTCCGTAAGCGATACTTGCATTTCTAATATTTCCTCTTGCTTATCTTCTTTTAAAAAGACAAGATTATGCTTAGACTCCTTGCGTATATAGTCAATTACATCTCTTTTTATAAGAAGATCAGCAAACGCTAGAAAAGATTTTCCTTTTTTATATGAATACTGTTCAATTGCCTCGTTAAACGCAAACAATCCAATACTATATTCATCATCCTGTTCTGTAATATATCGGCGGCAGACAGACGAGATTGATTTTCTAATAAACGGCTGATACTGTACGATAAAAGCGTCCTTATCTCCACCGTTGTTTTGTATGTTAAATACGATATCTTCTATTTTCGGTTTTCTTAAGATCTTCATTACTAAACTCAACACTTGTAATCTCTCTCCCTCCTTCTGCTTTAAATAGCAAAATGGTCACTAAACAAGTGACCATTTAACCACATTTTCTTAGTACTTTTCTTTTAGCTTGTCTTCTTGCTGTTGTTCATATTTTTCACGACCGATTTTTCAGATGATTATTCTTTTCTACTTGCGCTAGAGTGAAGTCTGTATTTGGTTCTGCTTTCTTGTTTTCTTTTGCAATAGCGTCCGCTAGTTTTTCTTGTTCTTTTTCTATTTTAGCCGCAATCTTTGAATAACTCTTCTCTATATTTTTGGTAATTTTAGCTTTTACTTTCGGATTCCCCACTTAATCTAGCAATTTTAGTAATGCTTCAATGTTGTTTTCGATGTGTACTTTTACTTTCATGACTTCTTTTTCATTCATTTGCTTTCTTCACTATATATATTTCGAAGGAACAAAAAGATTTATGGGGGTCAAAAAAACATTTTTTATAAAATAGCTATTTATTTCAAAAATAAAAACTATCAATTTGAAAAAAGATTAATCAAATTGATAGTTTTCTTGTTATATTTATTAATTTTGTATAACTAAGGTTAATCATATAAGCCTTTAATTGTAGTTATCCTTTTTCCTGTTACTTCTATTGCAAACATGATACAAGATTTTATCGGCCACCCCTTCACTAAAACCGTTCATTGCCATAAAGTCTTTTTTTAGCACCAAAAAATCCCTACAGATATAACTCCATACTTAAAAAGTAAGGGGATTATTATTAAAATTACGGAAAGGAATATTCCTAAAGATATTCTTTCAAACTTACCATTTACTCCACCACCAATGTATTTACCTGAAGCTAAATATTTATCTACATTAGACAACATATACTCTGTCATTTGGGTAGGTAATCCTTCTTCTCTTAAAATAAACTTAAATATATTATAGATTTAAAAATATCAGAAAGATAAATGTTATAATTTTCTAAAACATCCAAAAAAGTTGTTTTTTAGAAAAGGAGTAGAGGGGAAATGTTTCAGAAGCTCAAATTTTATTTAATCAGTCTTGTAATTAGTTCAATGTTCGGTGGGATTATCATAGGTGCTAATTTCTTGGTCCATAACATCTACTATTTAGTTGTAGGTAAAGAATTTCATTTTAATATGTGGTCTTCCATTATTATATTTAGTATCGTATTTATTTCGGGTTTCTCGTATATGTTGAAAAAGGGTCCAGATATACTTATTAATGATTAAACCAATAGTAATTATCGTAGGCGCTACCATAATTTTGGTGGCGTCTTGTTTGTTGTTCAGGAAAGCTAACAAAACTAAATCCCCTTAATAATGAAAAAACACGCCATCCTTTCCTATGATCTCAAGAAAAAATAGTGTGTTTTTTAATTTTATGAAGAACTAATTATTTCTTTTATATAAATAAGAAAGGAAATTTATTATCATATTAATTAAACATATAACCTCGCTTCCTATTAAAAGGAGTATTTTGTTTTGAACTGTCGCTCCATTTCATTCATTTGCAACTTTTTCCTCATCTTTCATTTTCCAACATATATGAAACACGACCTGCACCATCCCACTTAAAAAGAAAGAGTTTTTTATATTACCGTTTAAAACCCTTAACAAATTTATCACAAAATTCTCCCCCCTAAAAGTTGCATCATATCTTCATATAGTCATAAAATTAATCTGTGGTCGAAAATACGTAAAGAGCTGCTGGAATGAATTACTGAGAATACGAAGAATAAAGGAGAGAAACGGAGTAAAAACTAAAAAAATTAGACAAGGAAAATGGAGAGATGAATTAAATGTTAAAGATTATCAAACATTTAAAGCCATTTGTTGCTTCCATCATTGCAGTTGTATGTCTTTTAACTGTGCAGGCAGTATGCGATCTATCACTGCCAGACTACATGTCTAACATTGTCAATGTAGGGATTCAACAAAAAGGTGTAGAAAATGCAGTACCTGAGGTTATTCGTAAAAGTGAAATGGATAAACTTACGCTCTTTATGAATGAAAATGAGAAGAAAAAAGTTGCTGACAACTATGTGCTTTTAGATAAGAACAACCTCTCTCAAAGTGAACTAAAAAATGACTTAAAAGATTATCAGCAGCTTGATAAAGAGCCACTTTATAAGCTACATACAGAAGATAAAAAAATAATTAACGAACTTAACGATATCTTTGGGAAACCAATGTTAATTACACAAGGAATTGAAAAAGGTGGCTCATCTGCTTTCTCTCCTGCTGCGACAGGTGACAACAACACACCAGCGAAGCTTCCGCCAAATACAGATCCTTTTGCAATCATTGCGAAACTTCCTCAAGAT
This genomic interval from Bacillus cereus contains the following:
- a CDS encoding anti-sigma factor domain-containing protein, with translation MNKGIVMDIKKHSVVVLTPNGEFISFKRKAHSYMIGEEISFKEQEQRAPRFSIPSSLKPASLLVACFLCVLLFFYNQPEEKVFAYISVDINPSLEVSVTKDLRVIDLRACNDDGRRILKEMKRWENKHLQDVIRIIIKQSQEDKYLTNDKQVMLTAVTKDKSLEPQLEKAMQKLKKEYETKHVKVVYQSSTMQMRENAMKAGVGTGVYIKQENEKQKSLTPPAPPSNQEQPKSSPDVSSDSSLAKEERYEKQEHIEQKQSKEQQLKQIKENNGHQQENNGRGSQQGNNGHQQENNGRGSQQGNNGHQQENNGRGSQQENNGHQQENNGRGPQEGNNGHQQENNGRESQEGNNGHQQENNGRGSQEGNNGHQQENNGRGSQQENNRNQQENNGRGSQQGNNEHQRENNGRGSQQENNRNQQENNGRGSQQGNNEHQRENNGRVSQ
- the sigI gene encoding RNA polymerase sigma factor SigI, whose protein sequence is MLSLVMKILRKPKIEDIVFNIQNNGGDKDAFIVQYQPFIRKSISSVCRRYITEQDDEYSIGLFAFNEAIEQYSYKKGKSFLAFADLLIKRDVIDYIRKESKHNLVFLKEDKQEEILEMQVSLTEYMKEIENSNRKEEILHFQSVLAEFKITFSELAKESPKHRDTREHLIEIVKIIIKDEKMMEELFRKKKLPLKHIEPRVRVSRKTLERHRKYIIAMCIIFANNYTYILDYIRGGKHDE